In one Argonema galeatum A003/A1 genomic region, the following are encoded:
- the sds gene encoding solanesyl diphosphate synthase, which produces MTSTTSLFSPVETDLRLLSENLKQLVGKRHPILSAAAEHLFGAGGKRLRPAIVLLISRATMLDGEITPRHRRLAEITEMIHTASLVHDDVVDESEVRRGVPTVHSLFGNRIAVLAGDFLFAQSSWYLANLDNLEVVKLLSEVIMDLAAGEIQQGLNRFETSLSIEAYLQKSYSKTASLMANSAKAAGCLSGVSAEMAENLYRYGRHIGLAFQVVDDILDFTGSTEVLGKPAGSDLKSGNLTAPAIFALEEKRYLEVLIEREFSKAGDLEQAIALIDEGMGIERARELATREARSAVEYLADLPPSESRQALIDMADYVLSRLY; this is translated from the coding sequence ATGACCTCAACTACCTCACTCTTTTCGCCTGTTGAAACAGACCTGCGTTTGCTGTCGGAGAACTTGAAACAGCTAGTTGGTAAGCGTCACCCTATCCTGTCTGCCGCAGCAGAACACCTGTTTGGAGCAGGGGGAAAGCGGCTGAGACCTGCAATTGTCCTCCTGATTTCGCGGGCGACAATGCTAGATGGGGAGATAACTCCCCGTCATCGGCGGTTGGCGGAGATTACGGAAATGATACATACTGCTAGCCTGGTGCATGATGATGTGGTGGACGAATCAGAGGTGCGGCGTGGGGTGCCCACGGTGCATAGCTTGTTTGGCAACCGCATCGCCGTGTTAGCAGGGGATTTTCTGTTTGCTCAATCTTCTTGGTACTTAGCCAACCTGGATAACTTGGAAGTGGTCAAACTCCTATCCGAGGTAATTATGGATTTGGCAGCAGGGGAGATTCAGCAAGGGCTGAATCGCTTCGAGACGAGTTTATCGATCGAGGCTTATCTGCAAAAAAGTTACTCCAAAACCGCTTCGCTGATGGCCAACAGTGCTAAGGCGGCTGGTTGCTTAAGTGGGGTTTCTGCTGAAATGGCGGAAAATTTATATCGCTATGGGCGTCATATCGGTCTGGCGTTCCAAGTTGTGGATGATATTTTGGACTTTACTGGTTCTACGGAAGTTTTGGGCAAACCGGCTGGTTCGGATCTCAAAAGTGGCAATCTGACTGCGCCAGCGATATTTGCCCTAGAAGAAAAACGCTACTTGGAGGTGCTGATCGAGCGGGAGTTCTCTAAAGCTGGGGATTTGGAGCAAGCGATCGCATTAATCGATGAAGGCATGGGCATTGAGCGTGCCCGTGAATTGGCTACGCGAGAAGCGAGAAGCGCCGTTGAATATCTTGCCGATCTACCGCCCTCAGAGTCCCGCCAAGCCTTGATCGACATGGCTGACTACGTTTTGAGTCGGCTGTATTAG
- the hetZ gene encoding heterocyst differentiation protein HetZ, with translation MEAIFELLFNELKQSTRASELNCREVAARLATEVTRICNESTRIQALGAVETWATKLAHHRLQQCLNYYKLGSKAGRVELHSTLSAIVYRYITPRGASSIYQNRLTLIEDFLQGFYVEALSAFRREGAMSQLAPTSSTYRPHTLLELAEYLAFTERYAKRRIRFSNNRSQQLIVLRAQAFVQKQPPETSVDMEQAAEGGASESEAGWDEALVQQVRQVMGTQEEAPNQEDSLRQSVINELMVYLQERQQEDCANYFSLRLQDLTAQEIEAIMGLTPRQRDYLQQRFKYHLVRFALLHRWELVHEWLEADLERNLGLTPEEWQAFVASLEPQQLSLLESKQRKLSDREIAQNLGWTITQIQKQWFKLLEKAWDLRN, from the coding sequence GTGGAGGCTATCTTTGAGCTGCTGTTCAACGAACTTAAGCAGTCTACCCGTGCTTCAGAGCTGAATTGTCGCGAAGTAGCAGCGCGTTTAGCAACAGAAGTAACTCGAATCTGTAATGAAAGTACGCGCATCCAAGCGCTGGGCGCTGTCGAAACTTGGGCGACAAAACTCGCCCATCATCGTTTACAGCAGTGCCTCAATTATTACAAACTGGGGTCAAAAGCTGGACGGGTAGAATTACACAGTACGCTGAGTGCAATTGTCTATCGTTACATTACACCACGTGGAGCGTCATCGATCTATCAAAATCGGTTGACCTTGATTGAAGATTTCCTACAGGGATTTTATGTAGAAGCTTTGAGTGCCTTTCGCCGAGAAGGAGCCATGTCCCAGCTAGCACCTACAAGTTCAACTTATCGTCCCCACACCCTTTTGGAATTGGCGGAATATCTGGCTTTTACAGAGCGTTACGCCAAGCGACGCATTCGCTTTTCCAACAACCGGAGCCAGCAGCTGATCGTTTTGCGGGCACAAGCGTTTGTGCAAAAGCAACCGCCGGAAACATCTGTGGATATGGAACAAGCTGCTGAAGGGGGGGCGTCAGAATCAGAGGCTGGCTGGGATGAGGCGCTGGTGCAGCAGGTACGCCAGGTGATGGGGACTCAAGAAGAAGCGCCCAACCAGGAAGATTCGCTGCGCCAGTCAGTGATCAACGAGTTGATGGTTTACTTACAAGAGCGCCAGCAGGAGGACTGCGCCAACTACTTCTCCTTACGCCTGCAAGACCTTACCGCCCAAGAAATAGAAGCGATAATGGGTTTGACTCCGCGCCAGCGGGATTATTTGCAACAGCGTTTTAAATATCATTTAGTTCGATTTGCTCTATTGCATCGGTGGGAACTGGTGCATGAGTGGTTAGAAGCAGACCTAGAAAGGAATCTGGGCTTGACGCCGGAGGAATGGCAAGCTTTTGTGGCGAGTTTGGAGCCGCAGCAGCTGAGCTTACTGGAGTCGAAACAAAGAAAACTGTCCGATCGAGAAATCGCACAAAATTTAGGTTGGACAATTACCCAAATCCAGAAGCAGTGGTTTAAGCTTCTAGAAAAAGCCTGGGATCTTCGCAATTAA
- a CDS encoding transglutaminaseTgpA domain-containing protein: protein MTFDKLRNTPLLAKFRERLERMPVPEVEDSLWLRVLVQALVVVGIIATDVAAETQISFWAVPLSIVGAAWSWYSRRKPNIPVKFCIAIGMLGALAYFLSNLRDSLNDTRLILAELLIQLQVLHSFDLPRRKDLGYSMVIGLILLGVAATLSQTMAFAPLLLLFLAIALPVLVLDYRSRLGLLETVRRRSPTEMGEGGKKPKLILPFPLRRLSFLLLVVVGLGLTIFAFLPRVPGYQLRTFPVSSPIQFTDNLDPSNVNNPGYRGRKGKEGSGTGRGQNKEEGAGELDDTFYYGFNEKINQNLRGFLKPKVVLRVRSQAEGFWRVLAFDRYTGQGWEISRNKQAFSIDRPSWSYKFILPPAFTANRIQEVVQTYTVVSELPNLIPAMANAKDLYFPAQQVAVDTEGSIRGPGLIEGLTYTVISDVPYRDRTLLSKASTKYSKNIQKYYLQVPAGIKEKVRQRTEEILTNAQKVAKTNKPIVSAYEKALYIAQYLKQNPNYKLEKVPPFLKDKEDLVSAFLFGYQNSPPNQKITGGYADHFATVYTIMLRSIGIPARVVGGFAPGEFNPFTGLYVVKNTDAYLMTEVFFPKYGWFAFDPIPGHPLIPPSIEENQSFTAIEKLWKWIAGWLPSPVNNFLNNLFGGIIGWIFGAIVWFFALFNQGWTGLFTGLIVAICLTFLGWLGWNGWQYWRYHRWLKRLHPMEGIYQQMLRWLGEHGLRKHPAYTPFEYASASRQQYADERGEAIEEISQAYVRWRYGGESPNLSYLRRRLEVLRKSQLRKMGRRRTG, encoded by the coding sequence ATGACTTTTGACAAACTGCGAAATACGCCGCTTTTAGCCAAGTTTCGGGAGCGGTTGGAGAGGATGCCGGTGCCAGAAGTGGAAGATTCGCTCTGGCTGCGAGTGCTGGTGCAGGCTTTGGTGGTGGTGGGAATTATTGCTACTGATGTGGCGGCTGAAACGCAGATAAGCTTTTGGGCTGTGCCGCTGAGTATTGTGGGTGCGGCGTGGAGTTGGTATAGCCGCCGCAAGCCTAATATCCCGGTGAAGTTTTGTATTGCGATCGGAATGCTGGGCGCGTTGGCGTATTTCCTCTCGAATCTGAGGGATTCTCTCAATGATACGCGGTTGATCTTAGCTGAATTATTAATTCAACTGCAAGTTTTGCACAGCTTTGACTTGCCTCGCCGCAAGGATTTGGGCTATTCGATGGTAATTGGGCTGATTCTGTTGGGGGTGGCGGCTACCCTGAGTCAGACGATGGCTTTTGCACCGCTGCTGTTGTTGTTTTTAGCGATCGCTTTGCCGGTTTTGGTGCTGGACTACCGATCGCGCCTGGGACTCTTAGAAACGGTTAGAAGACGTTCCCCAACCGAAATGGGAGAAGGGGGGAAAAAGCCAAAATTAATTTTGCCTTTTCCTTTACGACGCTTGAGTTTTTTGTTGCTGGTAGTTGTGGGGCTGGGGCTGACTATTTTTGCGTTTTTGCCCAGAGTACCGGGTTATCAACTGCGGACGTTCCCAGTCAGTTCTCCGATCCAGTTTACAGATAATCTAGACCCCAGTAACGTTAATAATCCGGGTTATAGAGGCAGGAAGGGTAAGGAAGGTAGCGGTACAGGTAGGGGACAAAACAAGGAAGAAGGGGCAGGCGAACTGGATGATACTTTTTATTATGGTTTTAATGAGAAGATTAACCAGAATCTGCGGGGCTTTCTGAAGCCGAAAGTGGTGCTGAGGGTGCGATCGCAAGCAGAGGGATTTTGGCGAGTGCTGGCGTTCGATCGCTACACTGGTCAAGGTTGGGAGATTTCTCGCAATAAACAAGCTTTTAGTATCGATCGCCCCAGCTGGTCTTATAAATTTATCCTACCTCCAGCCTTTACCGCCAATCGGATCCAGGAGGTAGTTCAGACTTACACGGTGGTGTCTGAGTTACCCAACTTAATTCCAGCAATGGCAAATGCTAAGGATCTTTACTTTCCAGCGCAGCAGGTGGCGGTGGATACAGAGGGTAGTATCAGAGGGCCGGGATTAATTGAAGGGCTGACTTACACGGTGATTTCGGACGTACCTTATCGCGATCGCACGCTTCTAAGTAAAGCTTCCACCAAATATTCCAAGAATATCCAGAAATACTATCTGCAAGTTCCTGCTGGTATTAAGGAGAAAGTGCGACAACGCACTGAAGAAATCTTAACCAATGCCCAGAAGGTAGCCAAGACAAATAAACCGATCGTCTCTGCTTACGAGAAAGCACTCTACATAGCTCAGTACTTGAAACAGAATCCTAATTACAAGCTGGAAAAAGTGCCGCCCTTTTTAAAGGATAAGGAAGATTTGGTGTCAGCTTTCCTGTTTGGCTATCAAAACAGTCCTCCGAATCAGAAGATTACAGGCGGCTACGCCGATCATTTCGCTACTGTCTACACGATCATGCTGCGATCGATCGGCATTCCAGCCAGGGTAGTCGGTGGTTTTGCACCGGGGGAATTCAATCCTTTTACTGGTTTGTATGTTGTTAAAAACACCGATGCGTATTTGATGACAGAGGTATTTTTTCCAAAATACGGTTGGTTTGCTTTCGATCCAATTCCCGGACATCCATTGATACCACCATCTATTGAAGAAAACCAAAGTTTTACGGCAATTGAAAAGTTATGGAAGTGGATTGCGGGTTGGTTGCCTTCACCAGTAAATAATTTTCTGAATAACTTATTCGGTGGAATTATTGGGTGGATATTTGGTGCGATCGTTTGGTTTTTTGCTTTGTTTAATCAAGGATGGACGGGTTTATTTACTGGTTTGATTGTAGCAATTTGCCTGACTTTCTTGGGTTGGCTGGGTTGGAATGGTTGGCAATATTGGCGCTATCATCGCTGGCTGAAAAGGTTGCATCCGATGGAAGGTATTTATCAGCAAATGCTGAGATGGCTTGGGGAACATGGTTTGCGGAAACATCCAGCTTATACGCCGTTTGAGTATGCAAGTGCGTCGCGTCAGCAATATGCTGATGAACGTGGGGAAGCGATTGAAGAAATTTCCCAAGCTTATGTCAGGTGGCGTTATGGGGGTGAGTCTCCTAATTTGAGTTATTTGCGGCGACGATTGGAAGTTTTGAGAAAGTCGCAGTTGAGGAAGATGGGAAGGAGGAGAACTGGTTGA
- the cas10 gene encoding type III-A CRISPR-associated protein Cas10/Csm1, with translation MTHPDVALNAAKQVAQEAVKVLLDWADPELAKNCPSSTEEDAVTKAKNILSWPSDRNLKPLRLLFDGVKLDKGQDRKYYWPARAIADSDPNIPYPQIEPPTPAELECLKLQIKDEIGQLQLKQEDWQNLSLLTLIFEKFGSYISFGESDVALVDIARSTGAIAAALAKNPAATPLSLVAGDLSGIQKFIYTISSDGALKSLRARSFYLELVTEEVVQQLLASLELPRTNVIYAGGGNLYLLASATDKTKDSVEKVREQLNQWLLKQFQGKVFLALDCLDFPVQDVSDRQFAVHWTKVTKNLAGQKSRKFADQISEFIKPHHSHTPCKVCHRDDVKEEDLQPLNEDNSVLACETCCSMFDLGGKLFGVKAIVRTSEKDIAGEPPRISFELPATAKLPAANIYYHLFEDWKQIVKGTNTVLLVNDWTVERYRFRNFRNPVPLLLGNYGKRSEVESGFIRAGEMAEIAKGINRVGYLRMDVDRLGQIFAKGLNEHKHQILPKLAGLSRQMSYFFKVYLNSLAADRTRNLPDNIKQLTDNDRLNLLFIYAGGDDLFVSGAWDEVVEFAFDVYQSFRAYTGRHPDITISAGISIDDVKFPLYQAAKASGEAEDAAKGNGKDSLGLFGQVFKWDEWLGNDKKIKVADIEVINSETKAYLGTEELSLFGVLPFVKILELELNYSRSFIRNLLLTAQLQEQMIKEVEENRKHQQYEGQIKDMRYYLHLPKIAYTLARLPNNVRDSACFQTVRTSFLSPYNAPYFRAIATWIELLNRSKQDK, from the coding sequence ATGACTCACCCTGATGTTGCGCTCAATGCTGCAAAGCAAGTTGCCCAAGAAGCCGTCAAGGTACTTCTTGATTGGGCAGATCCGGAGTTAGCTAAGAATTGTCCCTCCTCAACTGAGGAAGATGCTGTTACAAAAGCAAAGAATATTTTATCTTGGCCTAGCGATCGCAACCTGAAACCATTGAGGTTGTTGTTTGACGGAGTAAAGCTCGATAAAGGTCAAGACAGAAAGTATTATTGGCCTGCACGAGCGATCGCAGATAGTGACCCCAACATTCCTTATCCTCAAATTGAGCCACCGACACCAGCAGAACTAGAATGCCTGAAATTGCAAATTAAAGATGAAATTGGTCAGCTTCAACTAAAGCAGGAAGACTGGCAAAACCTGTCGCTGTTAACGCTAATTTTCGAGAAATTTGGCTCCTATATCAGCTTTGGCGAATCCGATGTCGCTTTGGTCGATATAGCGCGGAGTACGGGAGCGATCGCCGCAGCGTTAGCCAAAAATCCCGCAGCAACGCCTCTGAGTTTGGTAGCAGGCGATCTGTCAGGCATTCAAAAATTCATCTACACCATTTCTTCTGATGGCGCACTCAAATCCCTCCGCGCTAGAAGTTTTTATTTAGAATTAGTCACTGAAGAAGTTGTCCAACAACTCCTAGCAAGTTTAGAGTTACCCCGCACTAATGTAATTTATGCCGGAGGTGGCAACTTATATTTATTGGCATCTGCTACAGACAAGACAAAGGACTCTGTAGAAAAGGTGCGCGAACAACTGAATCAATGGCTTTTGAAACAATTTCAAGGCAAAGTATTTCTGGCTCTCGACTGCTTAGATTTTCCAGTTCAAGATGTTAGCGATCGGCAATTTGCTGTTCACTGGACAAAGGTCACTAAGAACTTGGCTGGACAAAAATCGCGTAAATTTGCCGACCAAATTTCTGAATTTATAAAACCGCATCACAGTCATACACCCTGCAAGGTTTGTCATCGGGATGACGTGAAAGAGGAAGACTTGCAACCTCTGAATGAAGATAATTCTGTTTTAGCTTGCGAAACTTGTTGCAGTATGTTTGATTTGGGCGGTAAATTGTTTGGAGTTAAGGCAATAGTGCGAACGTCTGAAAAAGATATAGCAGGCGAACCGCCTAGAATCTCTTTTGAACTTCCTGCTACTGCTAAACTTCCTGCTGCCAATATTTACTATCATCTATTTGAGGACTGGAAACAAATCGTCAAAGGTACTAATACAGTATTGTTAGTAAATGACTGGACTGTAGAAAGATATCGATTTCGTAATTTTCGCAATCCCGTACCTCTGCTGTTAGGAAACTATGGTAAGCGTAGCGAAGTAGAATCAGGTTTTATCCGAGCGGGTGAGATGGCAGAAATTGCCAAAGGAATCAATCGAGTTGGCTATCTCCGAATGGATGTAGACAGACTCGGACAGATTTTTGCTAAAGGATTAAACGAACATAAACATCAAATCTTACCAAAGCTAGCTGGACTTTCTAGGCAAATGAGTTACTTTTTTAAGGTCTATCTAAACAGTTTAGCAGCAGATAGAACGAGAAATTTACCCGATAATATTAAACAGCTAACAGACAATGACCGTCTCAATCTGCTGTTTATATACGCCGGAGGGGATGATTTATTTGTTAGTGGTGCTTGGGATGAAGTCGTGGAATTTGCCTTTGATGTTTATCAGTCTTTTCGTGCTTATACGGGGAGACACCCAGATATTACTATATCCGCAGGAATTAGTATTGATGATGTTAAATTTCCTCTATATCAAGCTGCAAAAGCATCGGGTGAAGCTGAAGATGCGGCTAAAGGAAATGGTAAAGATAGCTTAGGTTTATTTGGTCAGGTTTTCAAGTGGGATGAGTGGCTGGGGAATGACAAAAAGATAAAAGTTGCAGATATAGAAGTAATTAACTCTGAAACCAAAGCCTATCTCGGAACAGAAGAGTTGAGTTTATTTGGGGTTTTGCCTTTCGTGAAGATATTAGAACTAGAATTAAATTATTCTCGCAGTTTTATCCGTAACCTTTTACTGACGGCTCAACTGCAAGAGCAGATGATTAAGGAAGTAGAAGAAAATCGAAAACATCAACAGTATGAAGGGCAAATTAAAGATATGCGATATTATTTGCATTTACCAAAAATAGCTTATACTTTAGCAAGATTACCGAATAATGTGAGAGATTCTGCTTGCTTTCAAACCGTTAGGACTTCCTTCCTGAGTCCGTATAACGCGCCTTATTTTCGAGCGATCGCAACTTGGATCGAATTACTAAACCGTTCAAAACAGGATAAATAG
- the csm2 gene encoding type III-A CRISPR-associated protein Csm2, which translates to MNKVIVNQYIPDYVSPPGETLLETIEELGISQDDLAKRINITKKEVDEIIAGKAAIRTELALQLDQVLGIPASFWNNRERNYRDALARRLLPQSLNFSETELTSKSMTQQPIKPKQIVKPGQQEKTTDTANSVVREKSQTATAQAKDIVKEIKDTIDKLSSLKDYPIRDLVKHAEEFGPYLKNQRLETNQIRKFLDAVNQLKARLAQDEDETIKQGKTEEEKAKLRFGKIESDVVLLKPKLAYAAARQKAAKPLSDVMSAALDKVYSSEDFDRLVQLIESIIAYHKAEGGK; encoded by the coding sequence ATGAATAAGGTAATTGTCAACCAATATATACCAGACTATGTTTCGCCCCCAGGTGAGACACTTTTAGAAACTATTGAAGAACTTGGGATATCACAAGATGATTTGGCAAAACGAATCAATATCACCAAAAAGGAAGTTGATGAAATTATTGCTGGAAAAGCGGCAATTAGGACCGAATTGGCGCTGCAACTAGATCAAGTTTTAGGTATCCCAGCAAGTTTTTGGAATAATCGCGAACGAAATTACCGGGATGCTTTAGCTCGGCGATTATTACCACAGAGTTTAAATTTTTCAGAAACTGAATTAACCTCAAAATCTATGACTCAACAACCTATAAAACCAAAGCAAATTGTCAAGCCTGGTCAGCAAGAAAAAACCACCGATACAGCTAACTCTGTTGTTCGGGAGAAGAGCCAGACTGCTACTGCACAAGCAAAGGATATCGTTAAGGAAATTAAAGACACTATCGATAAGCTAAGCTCTCTCAAAGACTATCCGATCCGCGACTTGGTTAAACACGCTGAGGAATTTGGCCCATACCTAAAAAATCAAAGGTTGGAAACTAACCAAATTCGCAAGTTTTTGGATGCTGTCAATCAGCTAAAAGCGAGGCTAGCTCAAGATGAAGATGAAACTATTAAGCAGGGTAAAACCGAGGAGGAAAAAGCCAAATTAAGATTTGGTAAAATTGAGTCTGATGTAGTTTTACTAAAACCTAAACTCGCCTATGCAGCCGCCAGACAAAAAGCTGCCAAACCTTTAAGTGATGTTATGTCAGCAGCGCTCGACAAAGTATATAGCTCAGAAGATTTCGATCGTCTGGTTCAACTGATTGAATCAATCATTGCCTATCACAAAGCCGAAGGTGGAAAATAA
- the csm3 gene encoding type III-A CRISPR-associated RAMP protein Csm3 yields MPASLTQKHLLGKFRLTSTLNVETGLHIGGGGENLDIGGLDKPIIRDPLTQYPYLPGSSIKGKLRSILERLLNKPLNRGGGSGTYRYESDDLADGYTEIDGLDIPYEGARTCQISRIFGSTGGSKFWLKTAVAAEELDEKDNPKKIIKGEEYIQIKRGRNAPARLIVRDCHLFKDSAEQLKRVDTGLYMTEWKFENGIDRVTAAANPRQVERVPAGSKFQFELIYTVEDANQAVEDLQNIAIALAILEDDALGGHGSRGYGKIKFDKLELFYRNLTQYQQVTSTTIKAASLQSIQSFADTAALLDNFGSLSNEIQQNLLSGKGSTDE; encoded by the coding sequence ATGCCTGCATCATTAACCCAAAAACATTTACTTGGTAAATTTCGCCTCACCAGTACGCTAAATGTTGAAACTGGTTTGCACATTGGCGGCGGTGGGGAAAACCTGGATATTGGAGGATTAGATAAGCCTATAATTCGCGATCCGTTGACACAATATCCTTATTTGCCGGGATCGTCAATTAAAGGTAAACTTCGTTCGATTCTAGAGCGATTGTTAAATAAACCCCTAAATCGAGGGGGAGGAAGCGGTACTTATCGCTATGAAAGCGATGATTTAGCAGATGGTTATACAGAAATTGACGGACTGGATATACCTTATGAAGGCGCTCGTACTTGTCAAATTAGCCGGATATTTGGTTCTACTGGTGGCTCGAAATTTTGGCTTAAAACTGCTGTGGCGGCGGAAGAATTAGATGAAAAAGATAATCCAAAGAAAATTATAAAAGGGGAGGAATACATCCAGATTAAACGAGGACGTAATGCTCCCGCTCGTTTGATTGTCCGAGACTGTCATTTATTCAAAGATTCGGCGGAACAACTGAAGAGAGTTGATACTGGGTTATATATGACTGAGTGGAAGTTTGAAAATGGGATCGATCGCGTGACAGCAGCAGCAAATCCCAGACAGGTAGAGCGCGTACCAGCAGGGTCAAAATTCCAGTTTGAATTAATTTACACGGTTGAAGATGCAAATCAAGCTGTGGAGGATTTGCAGAATATTGCGATCGCACTCGCCATCCTCGAAGATGACGCGCTTGGCGGACACGGTTCTCGCGGTTACGGGAAAATTAAATTCGATAAATTGGAATTGTTCTACCGCAATTTGACGCAATACCAACAAGTTACCAGCACTACTATAAAAGCAGCGAGTCTCCAATCAATTCAAAGCTTCGCTGATACTGCCGCACTTCTGGATAATTTCGGAAGTTTGAGCAATGAAATTCAGCAGAATTTACTGTCAGGAAAGGGAAGTACAGATGAGTGA
- the csm4 gene encoding type III-A CRISPR-associated RAMP protein Csm4, which produces MKFSRIYCQEREVQMSEWRLIKLKFGRTQAHFGEVGIGIEETGERVRSDTLFSAWISAYARLFEKDAVEELLQQFLDSSTPPVRISSTFIYREEGDRTIYYLPRPLQFPINYPKDNDLEFFKTYKKLNYLPLEVWQRWYQGVGFLGTDREELIAETKGKSNGHLCQAGTFDYKKAFKIGQEPKIAVDRITRATNLYHTGFVQFLWEQNSDDINSLSGLYFLLHFSESDRHLEDNLHAALHFLGEEGIGGERSSGAGLFTIEWFQLDKDESWKNAIAFIGGNHHCLISLFWELPLPDGLLNDASYEILERGGWIAGYQLRRKMVRMFAEGSVFPLPPSGKLADVTPGEYKLHPIYRSGISLSLPIKVNEQ; this is translated from the coding sequence ATGAAATTCAGCAGAATTTACTGTCAGGAAAGGGAAGTACAGATGAGTGAATGGAGATTAATAAAGCTCAAGTTTGGGCGCACTCAGGCTCATTTTGGAGAGGTGGGAATTGGGATAGAGGAAACGGGAGAACGGGTGCGATCGGATACTTTATTTAGTGCTTGGATTAGTGCCTATGCTCGCTTGTTTGAAAAAGATGCTGTTGAGGAATTATTGCAGCAATTCCTCGACTCGTCTACTCCACCCGTGAGGATAAGTTCTACCTTTATCTATCGGGAAGAAGGCGATCGCACTATTTACTATCTTCCCCGTCCTCTTCAATTTCCTATCAACTATCCCAAAGACAACGATTTGGAGTTTTTCAAGACATACAAAAAACTTAACTACTTGCCTTTGGAAGTATGGCAGCGTTGGTATCAGGGAGTGGGATTTTTAGGGACCGATCGCGAAGAGTTAATTGCCGAAACCAAAGGTAAATCTAATGGGCATTTATGTCAAGCGGGAACCTTTGACTACAAAAAGGCTTTTAAAATTGGTCAAGAGCCGAAAATTGCAGTCGATCGCATCACTCGCGCTACTAACCTTTATCATACGGGTTTTGTACAATTCTTGTGGGAACAAAACAGTGATGATATCAATAGTTTGTCGGGTTTATACTTTCTGCTGCACTTTTCGGAAAGCGATCGACATTTAGAAGATAACCTCCATGCAGCGCTGCATTTTCTGGGTGAGGAAGGAATAGGAGGAGAACGCAGTAGCGGTGCGGGACTCTTTACAATTGAGTGGTTTCAGTTAGATAAAGATGAATCCTGGAAAAATGCGATCGCTTTTATCGGAGGAAATCATCACTGTCTAATTAGTTTATTTTGGGAATTGCCGTTACCGGATGGATTACTAAATGATGCCAGCTATGAAATTCTAGAACGTGGAGGTTGGATTGCTGGTTATCAACTGCGCCGCAAAATGGTGCGAATGTTTGCTGAAGGTTCGGTTTTTCCCTTGCCTCCATCAGGAAAACTCGCTGATGTTACTCCCGGAGAATACAAACTACATCCCATCTATCGAAGTGGTATTAGCTTAAGTCTGCCTATTAAAGTAAACGAGCAATAA